One region of Acidobacteriota bacterium genomic DNA includes:
- a CDS encoding MarR family transcriptional regulator — protein MPSAHFYRFLRSGHVLRSLLREFLEEGFLHKVPPHRLTRSQFCFLKLIAAKSDLQVGELARALGVSPAASSKNLDRLEQLGLVYRETSEHDRRVITLRASSMGEALVRTYESLKAAHLFPVIEALGEEKTTQLCDLLEEVCGAVLERAEHPRETCLRCAGYYLPNCSFEKYQGECAMRPRKKDGPEVEA, from the coding sequence GTGCCGAGTGCGCATTTCTACCGCTTTCTTCGATCGGGACATGTACTGCGATCGCTGCTGCGCGAGTTTCTCGAAGAGGGTTTCCTGCACAAGGTTCCTCCACATCGTCTGACCCGCTCCCAGTTCTGTTTCCTCAAACTGATTGCCGCAAAATCCGATCTCCAGGTCGGTGAGCTCGCGCGAGCCCTTGGGGTTTCGCCGGCGGCGAGCAGCAAAAACCTCGACCGGTTGGAGCAGCTCGGTCTCGTCTACCGCGAGACCTCGGAACACGACCGCCGCGTCATCACGTTGCGTGCCAGCAGCATGGGAGAGGCTCTCGTACGCACCTACGAGAGCCTCAAGGCTGCGCATCTTTTTCCGGTCATCGAGGCGCTCGGTGAAGAGAAGACAACCCAGCTCTGTGACCTCTTAGAAGAGGTGTGTGGCGCGGTTCTCGAGAGGGCCGAGCATCCCCGAGAGACATGCCTGCGCTGTGCCGGTTACTACCTCCCGAACTGTTCCTTCGAAAAGTATCAGGGGGAGTGTGCCATGCGACCGCGAAAGAAAGACGGGCCGGAGGTGGAAGCGTGA
- a CDS encoding 4Fe-4S binding protein, protein MARGWRTPLDADKVKVPVGTVYVITDRCKGCAFCVEFCPKDVLVMSEGFNRKGYHPPEVVKDGECVNCNLCEMICPDFAIFCVPAEDEAVADEGGPN, encoded by the coding sequence ATGGCCAGGGGATGGAGAACACCGCTTGATGCAGACAAGGTCAAGGTTCCGGTAGGCACCGTCTATGTCATAACCGATCGGTGCAAGGGCTGCGCCTTCTGCGTCGAGTTCTGCCCGAAAGACGTGCTGGTCATGTCCGAGGGATTCAATCGCAAGGGCTACCACCCACCCGAGGTAGTCAAGGATGGTGAATGTGTGAACTGCAATCTCTGCGAGATGATCTGCCCCGACTTCGCGATCTTCTGCGTGCCGGCGGAGGATGAAGCGGTGGCGGACGAGGGAGGTCCCAATTGA